In Erpetoichthys calabaricus chromosome 2, fErpCal1.3, whole genome shotgun sequence, a genomic segment contains:
- the p2ry12 gene encoding P2Y purinoceptor 12 has translation MAFMDTNKTVKNFNSSNQTGLEESCSRDTAVNQVVFPMLYTLLFFVGIFLNFLAAWIFFQIPSKSRFIIYLKNVVVADTFMTLTFPFKILRDSKLGPEYLKMFVCQVTSVIFYFTMYINIIFFGLISIDRYQKTLKPFDNVKSSNPLWVKILSVAIWTGMFLMSLPNMFLIDSTRTLKHFKCVSLKTEFGLKWHEGVNYICQIIFWSSLTTVTFCYVLITRELYNSYTRTKSKNKRGKKAVNMNVFLVLAVFFICFVPFHFARIPYTMSQTRDIFQCSLEITFFYLKETTLWLSSLNSCLDPLIYFFLCSSFRKSLFKTFKLSPFTRFTVRKKARRHHNANGNLEVTPV, from the coding sequence ATGGCATTCATGGATACAAATAAAACTGTGAAGAATTTCAACTCATCAAACCAGACAGGATTAGAGGAGTCCTGTTCAAGAGACACGGCTGTCAACCAGGTGGTTTTCCCAATGCTCTACACGTTGTTGTTTTTTGTGGGGATTTTCCTAAACTTTTTGGCAGCCTGGATTTTCTTCCAGATCCCCAGTAAATCCCGCTTTATCATCTACCTGAAGAATGTTGTAGTAGCGGACACTTTCATGACTCTCACGTTTCCTTTCAAAATCCTGAGAGATTCCAAGTTGGGTCCTGAATATCTGAAGATGTTTGTGTGTCAAGTTACTTCAGTCATTTTTTACTTCACTATGTATATCAATATCATATTTTTTGGGTTAATAAGTATCGATCGCTATCAAAAAACCTTAAAACCTTTTGATAATGTGAAATCATCAAATCCATTATGGGTAAAGATTCTGTCAGTAGCAATTTGGACTGGCATGTTCTTAATGTCATTGCCAAATATGTTTCTCATAGACAGCACACGGACccttaaacatttcaaatgtgTCTCACTAAAAACAGAATTTGGCCTTAAATGGCATGAAGGGGTCAACTACATTTGTCAGATTATTTTCTGGAGTAGTTTAACAACAGTTACTTTTTGTTACGTATTAATCACTAGAGAGCTCTACAACTCTTATACcagaacaaaaagtaaaaacaaaagggGGAAGAAAGCTGTAAATATGAATGTGTTCCTCGTCTTGGCAGTCTTCTTTATCTGCTTTGTGCCATTTCATTTTGCACGCATTCCCTACACTATGAGCCAGACGAGAGACATATTCCAGTGCTCCCTGGAGATCACTTTCTTTTACCTGAAAGAGACCACACTCTGGCTCTCCTCCTTAAATTCTTGTCTTGACCCCcttatctatttttttctttgtagttcaTTTCGGAAGTCACTGTTCAAAACGTTCAAGCTTTCACCCTTCACTCGCTTTACAGTACGAAAAAAGGCTCGGAGGCATCACAATGCAAATGGCAATTTGGAAGTCACACCTGTGTAG